In Gordonia phthalatica, one genomic interval encodes:
- a CDS encoding DedA family protein, which produces MIDTLLAETTTNVALMPGFMDPFNLIGYFGAAAFWGLLLVVLIESGVLFPVLPGDSLLFVAGLIAAGEAGANADKVADSGLTLWPLLIGVPIAAIIGGQIGYWIGRYAGTSMFKPEARFLKQKYLDEAHTFFEKHGPITIFLARFVPIVRTIAPIVAGAAKMKFAIFTVYNVVGAIVWGAGITLLGFWLGQFEIVQKLIEPIFILIVLLSVLPMIIEWLRRRKNSPETAVEAE; this is translated from the coding sequence GTGATCGACACTCTGCTCGCCGAGACCACGACCAACGTGGCATTGATGCCCGGCTTCATGGACCCGTTCAACTTGATCGGGTACTTCGGCGCCGCCGCGTTCTGGGGACTACTCCTAGTCGTCCTGATCGAGTCCGGCGTACTTTTCCCTGTCCTCCCGGGCGACTCCCTGCTATTCGTCGCCGGCCTGATCGCCGCGGGTGAAGCTGGCGCCAACGCCGACAAGGTCGCAGACTCTGGGCTCACCCTGTGGCCGCTGCTCATCGGAGTCCCCATCGCCGCCATCATCGGCGGCCAGATCGGTTATTGGATCGGCCGGTACGCGGGCACGTCGATGTTCAAGCCGGAAGCGCGCTTCCTGAAGCAGAAGTACCTGGACGAGGCGCACACGTTCTTCGAGAAGCACGGCCCCATCACCATCTTCCTGGCTCGCTTCGTGCCGATCGTCCGCACCATCGCGCCGATCGTCGCCGGCGCCGCCAAGATGAAGTTCGCGATCTTCACCGTCTACAACGTGGTCGGCGCCATCGTCTGGGGCGCGGGCATCACGCTCCTCGGCTTCTGGCTCGGTCAGTTCGAGATCGTCCAGAAGCTCATCGAGCCGATCTTCATCCTGATCGTGCTGCTGTCGGTGCTGCCGATGATCATCGAGTGGCTGCGCAGGCGCAAGAACAGCCCGGAGACCGCGGTCGAGGCCGAATAG
- the pyrE gene encoding orotate phosphoribosyltransferase: protein MSSSDIIPEIDPAARARLAELVTELAVVHGTVTLSSGKIADYYVDLRRATLHSEASRLIGSLMRQLTADWDYVSVGGLTLGADPVATSIMHADGPVIDAFVVRKAAKTHGMQRRIEGPDITGRRVLVVEDTSTTGASPSQAVEAAREAGAEVVGVATVVDRATGADEVISKLGVPYRSLLGLADLGLA from the coding sequence ATGTCGTCGTCCGACATCATTCCCGAGATCGATCCCGCTGCGCGCGCCCGCCTCGCCGAGCTCGTCACCGAGCTGGCGGTGGTCCATGGAACGGTGACGCTGTCGTCGGGCAAGATCGCCGATTACTACGTCGACCTGCGTCGCGCCACGCTGCACTCGGAGGCCAGCCGCCTGATCGGGTCGCTGATGCGCCAGCTCACCGCGGACTGGGACTACGTCTCCGTCGGCGGCCTCACCCTGGGCGCGGACCCGGTCGCGACGTCGATCATGCACGCCGACGGCCCGGTCATCGACGCCTTCGTCGTCCGCAAGGCCGCCAAGACGCACGGCATGCAGCGCCGCATCGAGGGCCCGGACATCACCGGCCGCCGTGTGCTGGTCGTCGAGGACACCTCCACCACCGGCGCCTCGCCGTCGCAGGCCGTCGAGGCGGCCCGTGAGGCCGGCGCGGAGGTCGTGGGCGTGGCGACGGTCGTCGACCGCGCCACCGGTGCCGACGAGGTCATCTCGAAGCTCGGCGTCCCGTACCGCTCGCTGCTGGGTCTGGCCGACCTCGGCCTTGCCTGA
- a CDS encoding M20 family metallopeptidase has protein sequence MSTHPREQVDALAGTVDADRIASLTCALVAAPSVNPGGTEEEAVAVLAQACRDAGFDVELSEAAPGRPNLIATVNGDAAGPGLMILGHSDVVPAGPGWSADPFVPRRDGDLIIGRGTSDMKGGIASAVEAMMVIARAVEQGLRVSGPVRLVVTVDEEEHGVGVRHLVENPPPGQYVGCIVAEPTRLDVVRGCRGASYFDIEVTGRAAHSGRPSDGASAIDAAAKVIGLIGDDQRRMAADPDPLLGYGTWNVGTIEGGQGISVVAPTCSMGVDRRLMPGEDVTEIGRRLSAEIGAAGIDGDGIEVSVTPTMYLPGFATDADHPLVTATAQAVIDSGSPSTVGGWSAACDGGWTSSALGIPTVVMGPGDINGQAHQPDESVPLSELVTAAQAYVRAALALL, from the coding sequence ATGTCCACCCACCCGCGTGAGCAGGTCGACGCCCTGGCAGGCACCGTCGACGCCGACCGGATCGCCTCGCTCACCTGTGCGCTGGTCGCCGCCCCGAGCGTCAATCCCGGTGGGACGGAAGAAGAAGCCGTCGCCGTGCTGGCGCAGGCCTGCCGCGATGCGGGCTTCGATGTGGAACTGTCCGAGGCGGCTCCCGGCCGCCCGAACCTGATCGCCACCGTCAACGGCGACGCGGCGGGCCCCGGCCTGATGATCCTGGGGCACTCCGACGTGGTGCCCGCCGGTCCCGGCTGGTCGGCCGACCCGTTCGTGCCGCGCCGCGACGGCGACCTCATCATCGGGCGCGGAACCAGCGACATGAAGGGCGGCATCGCCTCCGCGGTGGAGGCAATGATGGTGATCGCTCGCGCCGTGGAGCAGGGACTTCGCGTGTCCGGTCCGGTGCGACTCGTCGTCACCGTCGACGAGGAGGAGCATGGCGTCGGCGTCCGCCATCTGGTGGAGAATCCACCGCCCGGACAGTACGTCGGCTGCATCGTCGCCGAACCCACCCGGCTCGACGTGGTCCGCGGCTGCCGCGGGGCGTCGTACTTCGACATCGAGGTGACCGGCCGCGCAGCACATTCGGGTCGCCCGAGCGACGGCGCCTCCGCCATCGACGCGGCCGCGAAGGTCATCGGCCTGATCGGCGACGACCAGCGGCGGATGGCCGCCGACCCCGATCCCCTGCTGGGTTACGGAACATGGAACGTCGGGACCATCGAGGGCGGTCAGGGCATCTCCGTGGTGGCGCCGACCTGCTCGATGGGCGTCGACCGCCGGCTGATGCCGGGCGAGGATGTGACCGAGATCGGCCGTCGTCTTTCTGCGGAGATCGGAGCGGCGGGGATCGACGGCGACGGCATCGAGGTGTCGGTGACGCCGACGATGTACCTGCCCGGATTCGCCACCGACGCCGACCATCCGCTGGTGACCGCCACGGCGCAGGCCGTGATCGACTCCGGTTCGCCGAGCACCGTCGGCGGCTGGTCTGCGGCGTGCGACGGCGGCTGGACCAGCAGCGCTCTCGGCATCCCGACCGTGGTGATGGGTCCGGGCGACATCAACGGTCAGGCCCACCAACCCGACGAGTCGGTGCCGCTCAGCGAGTTGGTGACCGCCGCGCAGGCCTATGTGCGGGCCGCGCTGGCGCTGCTCTGA
- a CDS encoding nitroreductase family deazaflavin-dependent oxidoreductase produces the protein MSDWNTKIIEEFRANAGHVGGQFEGAPMTLVHHVGRKSGNQHVSPMMYLADEHDPSVVYVFASKGGAPSNPDWYYNLIAAGRAEIEIGTEKRDVSVAEITGAERDRIFAEQARRYPGFAEYERQTAGVRTIPVLALTRV, from the coding sequence ATGAGCGACTGGAATACGAAGATCATCGAGGAGTTTCGGGCCAATGCGGGCCACGTCGGAGGGCAGTTCGAGGGGGCACCGATGACATTGGTGCACCACGTCGGACGAAAGTCTGGAAATCAGCACGTCTCACCGATGATGTATCTGGCTGACGAGCACGATCCGTCGGTCGTCTACGTGTTCGCCAGCAAGGGCGGCGCCCCGAGCAATCCTGACTGGTACTACAACCTGATCGCGGCTGGACGGGCGGAGATCGAGATCGGCACGGAGAAGCGCGACGTCAGCGTCGCCGAGATCACCGGCGCCGAACGCGATCGGATCTTCGCCGAGCAGGCGCGCCGTTACCCGGGATTCGCCGAGTACGAGCGGCAGACAGCAGGCGTTCGGACCATTCCGGTGCTCGCGCTGACGCGAGTCTGA
- a CDS encoding type IV toxin-antitoxin system AbiEi family antitoxin domain-containing protein, producing the protein MGDFGKIAQILAENDGIITTQQALGAGLTHDHLRGRVDRGEWLRLFRSLYRSASHEFTEAAMVRAVVLAHHGCADSATAAWWHGMLDDLPSPLTVSCEAKPPPLDWPVSVRAVRRKYQPGSVVEVRGLPVTAKPLTALMAAVELDDGTAYLDRWLQTGAVDLADLQRALDDNAGMRGIVEARRLVNRYRPSPCRSPSASHVVSTDASAFGLGSRLDLSLRSIRVA; encoded by the coding sequence ATGGGGGATTTCGGGAAGATTGCGCAGATTCTGGCCGAGAACGACGGCATCATCACCACCCAGCAGGCACTCGGCGCAGGCCTGACGCACGACCACCTGAGGGGCAGGGTCGACCGCGGAGAATGGCTCCGCCTCTTCCGATCCCTGTACCGCTCAGCGTCGCATGAGTTCACCGAGGCGGCGATGGTGCGAGCAGTCGTCCTGGCGCATCACGGCTGCGCCGACAGCGCCACGGCCGCGTGGTGGCACGGCATGCTGGACGATCTCCCGTCCCCGCTCACCGTCAGTTGCGAGGCCAAACCACCGCCCCTTGACTGGCCGGTCTCCGTCCGCGCCGTCCGCCGTAAGTACCAACCAGGATCGGTCGTCGAAGTGCGCGGCCTCCCGGTGACCGCCAAACCACTGACCGCACTGATGGCTGCCGTCGAACTCGACGACGGCACGGCGTATCTCGATCGCTGGCTCCAGACCGGCGCCGTGGATCTCGCTGACCTGCAGCGCGCGCTCGACGACAACGCCGGAATGCGCGGAATCGTCGAAGCAAGACGTCTGGTGAACCGGTACCGCCCCTCACCGTGCCGAAGTCCCAGCGCCTCTCACGTGGTCTCGACCGACGCCTCGGCCTTCGGCCTCGGAAGTCGGCTCGACCTGTCGCTCCGCTCCATTCGCGTGGCCTGA
- a CDS encoding sensor histidine kinase has product MPDTESPRGQLEVFLGCAPGVGKTYEMLEQARTLLDDGVDVAVGVVETHGRAATAALIDGLEVIDRRPVEHRGTVLHEMDLDAILTRRPAVVLVDELAHSNAPGLRNAKRWQDIDVLLDAGIDVLSTVNIQHLESLNDVVAQITGITQRETVPDEVVRAADQIELVDIEPRALRQRLEQGKVYDAERIDDALANFFRQGNLTALRELALLWLADRVDDKLAAYRAANAITDTWEARERVVVAVTGGPESSALIRRASRIASRSSAELLVLHVVRGDGLADRGAVDLTALRSLAAGVGAGVYSVVGDDVPQTLLEFARAMNATQLVLGTSRRSRWQRLFDEGVGAVVIRDSGRIDVHMVTHEKAAVRRRLDIRQTRFHRPGSWILAVVLPLALTGVLSVIDPLVGFSSQTALFFVVVLAVAMLGGMVPAALSAVASGLLLNYFFAPPRFTFTIAEPDNVITLVVMLIIAIAVAALVDSATVRRHQAQRAGRDAELLALFSSAVLDGAGVSGLLDRVRETYQQTAVAVARRDDRGETVAASVGHQPPDTAASADTVCPAAGGEYELLLRGPEVGAADQRVLAAVASQVAAAVERDRLEAEAAVADELARTDELRRALLSAVSHDLRTPLAAAKAAASSLRSPDVTFNEEDTAELLATVEESVDQLSSLVGNLLDSSRLAAGVVRPHLTRTYLAEVIHRAGAAAGQGSPDIVVDIGCDWALTDAGLLERALANLIDNALRHGGGGVEVRTDLVPGDDPTGPRCRVRVIDHGPGIPADERARVFVAFHQYGDQHRRSSGVGLGLSVASGFVTAIGGTLTAEQTPGGGTTMVVQMPVGEEGDR; this is encoded by the coding sequence ATGCCTGACACCGAGTCGCCGCGCGGCCAGTTGGAGGTGTTCCTCGGTTGTGCGCCCGGCGTCGGGAAGACATACGAGATGCTCGAGCAGGCCCGGACTCTGCTCGACGACGGCGTGGATGTGGCGGTCGGTGTCGTCGAGACGCACGGTCGTGCGGCCACGGCAGCGCTGATCGACGGCCTGGAGGTGATCGACCGGCGACCGGTGGAGCACCGCGGCACCGTCCTGCACGAGATGGACCTGGACGCGATCTTGACCCGGCGACCGGCCGTCGTCCTGGTCGATGAGCTCGCCCACAGCAATGCGCCCGGGCTCCGGAACGCCAAGCGCTGGCAGGACATCGACGTCCTCCTGGATGCCGGGATCGACGTCCTGTCGACCGTCAACATCCAGCATCTGGAGAGCCTCAACGACGTCGTCGCGCAGATCACCGGCATCACCCAGCGGGAGACCGTTCCCGACGAGGTGGTTCGGGCGGCCGATCAGATCGAGCTCGTCGACATCGAGCCGCGGGCCCTCCGACAGCGACTCGAACAGGGCAAGGTGTACGACGCCGAGCGGATCGACGACGCCCTCGCCAACTTCTTCCGGCAGGGCAATCTGACCGCCCTTCGGGAACTCGCGCTGCTGTGGCTCGCCGACCGCGTCGACGACAAACTCGCGGCCTACCGTGCCGCCAATGCGATCACCGACACCTGGGAGGCCCGCGAACGGGTGGTCGTCGCGGTGACCGGCGGACCCGAGTCGTCGGCCCTGATCCGTCGGGCGAGCCGCATCGCGTCGCGATCGAGTGCCGAACTGCTGGTGCTGCACGTGGTGCGCGGCGACGGACTCGCCGACCGCGGCGCCGTCGACCTCACCGCGTTGCGGAGTCTCGCGGCCGGCGTCGGCGCGGGCGTCTATTCGGTGGTCGGCGACGACGTCCCGCAGACGCTCCTGGAGTTCGCCCGCGCGATGAACGCCACCCAGCTCGTCCTCGGCACGTCGCGCCGGTCGCGGTGGCAGCGGCTGTTCGACGAGGGCGTCGGCGCCGTCGTGATCCGCGACAGCGGCCGGATCGACGTCCACATGGTGACCCATGAGAAGGCCGCCGTGCGCCGCCGCCTCGACATCCGCCAGACCCGCTTCCACCGACCCGGAAGTTGGATCCTCGCGGTGGTGCTGCCGCTGGCGCTGACCGGAGTGCTCAGCGTGATCGACCCGCTCGTCGGCTTCTCGAGTCAGACCGCCCTGTTCTTCGTCGTCGTGTTGGCCGTCGCCATGCTCGGCGGCATGGTGCCCGCCGCCCTGTCGGCAGTCGCCTCGGGCCTGCTGCTGAACTACTTCTTCGCACCGCCGCGATTCACGTTCACCATCGCCGAGCCCGACAACGTCATCACCCTGGTCGTCATGTTGATCATCGCGATCGCGGTGGCGGCCCTGGTGGATTCGGCGACCGTCCGCCGCCACCAGGCGCAGCGCGCGGGCCGTGATGCCGAACTCCTTGCGCTGTTCTCCAGCGCGGTGCTCGACGGCGCAGGGGTCTCCGGGCTCTTGGACCGGGTCCGCGAGACCTATCAGCAGACGGCGGTGGCCGTCGCCCGGCGCGACGACCGCGGGGAGACCGTCGCGGCGTCGGTCGGACACCAACCTCCGGACACCGCGGCGAGCGCCGACACCGTCTGCCCCGCGGCGGGCGGCGAGTACGAACTGCTGCTGCGCGGGCCGGAGGTGGGTGCTGCCGACCAGCGCGTCCTGGCCGCGGTCGCGAGCCAGGTGGCCGCCGCCGTCGAACGCGACCGGCTGGAGGCCGAGGCGGCCGTCGCCGACGAACTGGCGCGAACCGACGAACTCCGCCGCGCCCTGCTCTCGGCCGTCAGCCACGACCTCCGCACACCCCTCGCAGCGGCGAAGGCGGCGGCGTCGAGCCTGCGGAGCCCCGACGTCACGTTCAACGAGGAGGACACCGCGGAGCTGCTCGCGACCGTCGAGGAGTCGGTGGACCAGCTGTCGTCGCTGGTCGGCAACCTGCTCGACTCGTCGCGACTGGCGGCGGGCGTGGTGCGCCCGCACCTCACGCGGACCTATCTCGCCGAGGTGATTCACCGGGCCGGAGCCGCCGCGGGGCAGGGGAGTCCCGACATCGTCGTCGACATCGGGTGCGACTGGGCGCTCACCGACGCCGGCCTGCTGGAGCGGGCGCTGGCCAACCTCATCGACAACGCACTCCGCCACGGCGGTGGCGGGGTAGAGGTACGCACCGACCTGGTCCCGGGCGACGACCCGACCGGTCCGCGCTGCCGTGTCCGGGTGATCGACCACGGCCCCGGCATCCCCGCCGACGAACGCGCCCGCGTGTTCGTCGCGTTCCACCAATACGGTGATCAGCATCGGCGGTCGTCCGGTGTCGGCCTGGGGTTGTCGGTGGCGAGCGGTTTCGTGACCGCGATCGGCGGCACCCTGACCGCCGAGCAGACACCGGGCGGCGGGACCACCATGGTGGTGCAGATGCCCGTCGGCGAGGAAGGAGACCGCTGA
- a CDS encoding potassium-transporting ATPase subunit C yields the protein MKNFVTGFARQCVLALLALIALTVVVGGLYPVAVWAISRVDATAAEGSFVTDARGCTTSTLIGVDQRVPAGRPDPFLHNRVAGGVDDPMAPGDPSASGASNLGPNSPELVKIVDARRATIAQREHVAPSQVPADAVTGSGSSLDPDISPAYAALQTPRIARVTGLPMERVREIVAAHTDGRQLGFLGEERVNVQQVNRDLAAAAPKAFDGTGCR from the coding sequence ATGAAGAACTTCGTCACCGGATTCGCCCGACAGTGCGTCTTGGCACTCCTCGCGCTGATCGCCCTGACCGTCGTGGTCGGCGGGCTGTACCCCGTCGCGGTGTGGGCAATCTCCCGCGTCGACGCGACCGCCGCCGAGGGCTCCTTCGTCACCGATGCGCGGGGCTGCACCACGTCGACGCTGATCGGCGTGGACCAGCGCGTCCCCGCCGGACGCCCGGACCCGTTCCTGCACAACCGCGTCGCCGGCGGCGTCGACGACCCGATGGCGCCCGGCGACCCGTCGGCCTCCGGGGCGAGCAACCTGGGCCCCAACAGTCCGGAACTGGTGAAGATCGTCGACGCACGACGCGCGACGATCGCGCAGCGCGAGCACGTGGCGCCGTCGCAGGTCCCCGCCGACGCCGTCACCGGCTCGGGATCGAGCCTCGATCCCGACATCAGCCCCGCGTACGCCGCGCTGCAGACGCCGCGCATCGCCCGCGTCACCGGGCTGCCGATGGAGCGGGTCCGCGAGATCGTCGCCGCGCACACGGACGGTCGTCAGTTGGGCTTTCTCGGGGAGGAGCGGGTCAACGTCCAGCAGGTGAACCGCGACCTCGCTGCGGCTGCGCCGAAGGCGTTCGATGGCACCGGATGCCGCTAA
- a CDS encoding TrmH family RNA methyltransferase yields MPEASEPGPTEWVTGIGPAVGVGPWLTERGEPLPDDPRYDPELLAEGDRRNVVDRYRYWTREAIVADLDTRRHDFHVAIENWGHDANIGTVVRTANAFMAAEVHIVGRRRWNRRGAMVTDRYQHLRHHATVDDLMAWARAEDLAVVAVDNTPGSVPLERTQLPRRCLLVFGQEGPGVTEETQDRADVTVSIAQFGSTRSINAGVAAGIVMHAWVAQHADLGRAW; encoded by the coding sequence TTGCCTGAGGCCTCCGAACCGGGCCCCACGGAGTGGGTCACCGGGATCGGCCCCGCCGTCGGCGTTGGTCCGTGGCTCACTGAGCGCGGAGAACCGCTGCCCGACGATCCCCGCTACGACCCCGAGCTGCTCGCCGAGGGCGACCGCCGCAACGTGGTCGACCGCTACCGCTACTGGACGCGCGAGGCGATCGTCGCCGACCTCGACACCCGCCGCCACGACTTCCACGTCGCCATCGAGAACTGGGGACACGACGCCAACATCGGCACCGTGGTCCGCACGGCGAACGCCTTCATGGCGGCCGAGGTGCACATCGTCGGACGACGACGCTGGAACCGCCGCGGCGCCATGGTCACCGACCGCTACCAGCATCTTCGTCACCACGCGACCGTCGACGACCTGATGGCGTGGGCACGCGCTGAGGACCTCGCCGTGGTCGCCGTCGACAACACTCCGGGCTCGGTTCCCCTGGAGCGCACCCAGTTGCCGCGTCGCTGCCTCCTGGTGTTCGGGCAGGAGGGGCCGGGCGTCACCGAGGAGACGCAGGACCGCGCCGACGTCACCGTGTCCATCGCCCAGTTCGGCTCCACCCGCAGCATCAACGCCGGCGTCGCCGCCGGGATCGTCATGCACGCCTGGGTGGCGCAGCACGCCGATCTCGGTCGGGCGTGGTGA
- a CDS encoding PPOX class F420-dependent oxidoreductase, protein MTSTVAQIADAQYVMLTTYKKDGTPVASPLWAAPDGDAMLLWTVADSWKVKRLRRNNNVLVQACNVNGKKTTGPQVAGIAEIVDRNYAVDAINRKYGIMGRLTTFGSRLRRGADATIGVRVRDVPAG, encoded by the coding sequence ATGACCTCGACAGTCGCCCAGATCGCCGACGCGCAGTACGTCATGCTCACCACCTACAAGAAGGACGGGACGCCCGTCGCGTCGCCGCTGTGGGCCGCACCCGACGGTGACGCCATGCTCCTGTGGACCGTCGCCGACTCGTGGAAGGTGAAGCGTCTCCGCCGCAACAACAACGTCCTGGTCCAGGCGTGCAATGTGAACGGCAAGAAGACCACCGGTCCGCAGGTGGCGGGCATCGCCGAGATCGTCGACCGGAACTACGCCGTCGACGCGATCAACCGCAAGTACGGGATCATGGGGCGGCTCACGACGTTCGGTTCGAGGCTGCGCCGCGGAGCGGACGCGACCATCGGCGTCCGCGTGCGAGACGTCCCCGCTGGCTGA
- the kdpB gene encoding potassium-transporting ATPase subunit KdpB, which produces MTATLVPHTPSDTELVHSGAFDARQLVASLPQAVGKLKPRDQARNPVMFVVYLGAIASTILAAASSSVFAWLIVAWLWFTVIFAGLAEAVAEGRGKAQAASLRKVKRDTVARVLTDDGAIVETPGSDLHVGMRIVVEAGETIAGDGDVIDGIATVDESAITGESAPVVRESGGDRSAVTGGTVVLSDRIVVRITAEPGSTFVDRMIALVEGASRKKTPNEIALNILLTALTIVFLLAVLAIGPMQGFAGQAPDPVKLIALLVCLIPTTIGALLSSIGIAGMDRLVQRNVLAMSGRAVEAAGDIDTLLMDKTGTITFGNRRATAFHPADGVSTTELAAVAHRCSLADETPEGRSIVDLARDEYQVTTGDDSGATVVPFTAQTRMSGVDADGHSFRKGAADAVEKWCGRLDADVRSTVDEISTRGGTPLVVATKTGLRAHVLGVIELSDVVKPGMAERFAQLRAMGIRTVMVTGDNPLTAKAIAAQAGVDDFIAQATPEDKLDLIRAEQSGGRLVAMTGDGTNDAPALAQADVGLAMNTGTMAAKEAGNMVDLDSDPTKLIEVVAIGKQLLITRGALTTFSLANDLAKYFAILPALFASTYPQLDALNIMRLHSAQSAIVSAVVFNALIIIALIPLSLKGVRYRAASAADLLRRNLLLFGVGGVVTPFIGIWLIDLLVRLLPGMG; this is translated from the coding sequence ATGACCGCAACACTCGTTCCCCACACGCCGAGCGACACCGAACTCGTCCACAGCGGCGCGTTCGACGCCCGACAACTCGTCGCCTCGCTGCCGCAGGCCGTCGGGAAACTGAAGCCGCGCGACCAGGCGCGGAACCCCGTCATGTTCGTCGTCTACCTCGGCGCCATCGCATCGACGATCCTCGCCGCGGCGTCGAGCTCGGTCTTCGCGTGGCTGATCGTCGCGTGGCTGTGGTTCACGGTGATCTTCGCGGGCCTCGCCGAAGCGGTCGCCGAGGGCCGCGGCAAGGCGCAGGCCGCCAGCCTCCGCAAGGTCAAGCGCGACACCGTGGCCCGCGTCCTCACCGACGACGGCGCCATCGTCGAGACGCCCGGATCCGACCTGCACGTCGGAATGCGGATCGTCGTCGAGGCCGGCGAGACCATCGCGGGCGACGGCGACGTGATCGACGGCATCGCGACCGTCGACGAGTCCGCGATCACCGGAGAATCCGCGCCCGTCGTCCGCGAGTCGGGCGGTGACCGCTCGGCGGTCACCGGTGGCACCGTGGTCCTCTCCGACCGGATCGTCGTGCGGATCACCGCCGAACCGGGCAGCACCTTCGTCGACCGGATGATCGCGCTGGTGGAGGGAGCCTCGCGCAAGAAGACGCCCAACGAGATCGCCCTGAACATCCTGCTGACGGCCCTCACCATCGTCTTCCTGCTCGCGGTCCTCGCGATCGGCCCGATGCAGGGGTTCGCGGGGCAGGCCCCCGATCCGGTGAAGCTGATCGCCCTCCTCGTCTGCCTGATCCCCACCACCATCGGCGCGCTGCTGTCGTCGATCGGCATCGCGGGCATGGACCGCCTGGTGCAGCGCAACGTGCTCGCCATGTCCGGTCGCGCCGTCGAAGCCGCGGGCGACATCGACACCCTCCTCATGGACAAGACCGGCACCATCACCTTCGGCAACCGCCGCGCCACCGCGTTCCACCCGGCCGACGGGGTATCGACCACTGAGCTCGCCGCCGTCGCCCACCGCTGCAGCCTCGCCGACGAGACGCCCGAGGGCCGCAGCATCGTCGACCTGGCCCGCGACGAGTACCAGGTGACGACCGGCGACGACTCCGGCGCGACGGTCGTGCCGTTCACCGCGCAGACCCGGATGAGCGGCGTCGACGCGGACGGACACAGCTTCCGCAAGGGCGCCGCCGACGCCGTCGAGAAGTGGTGCGGACGGCTCGACGCCGACGTGCGCAGCACCGTCGACGAGATCTCCACCCGCGGCGGCACCCCGCTGGTGGTCGCGACCAAGACGGGCCTGCGGGCACACGTCCTCGGCGTGATCGAACTGTCCGACGTCGTCAAACCGGGCATGGCCGAGCGGTTCGCTCAATTACGGGCGATGGGCATCCGCACGGTGATGGTGACCGGCGACAACCCGCTCACCGCGAAGGCCATCGCCGCGCAGGCCGGCGTCGACGACTTCATCGCGCAGGCCACGCCCGAGGACAAGCTGGACCTGATCCGCGCCGAGCAGTCCGGCGGGCGGCTGGTCGCGATGACCGGCGACGGCACCAACGACGCGCCCGCGCTGGCGCAGGCCGATGTGGGCCTGGCGATGAACACCGGCACCATGGCCGCCAAGGAGGCGGGCAACATGGTGGACCTAGACTCCGACCCGACCAAGCTCATCGAGGTGGTGGCGATCGGCAAGCAGCTGCTGATCACCCGCGGGGCACTGACCACGTTCTCGCTGGCGAACGACCTCGCCAAGTACTTCGCGATCCTGCCCGCGCTGTTCGCGTCCACGTACCCGCAGCTCGACGCGCTCAACATCATGCGGCTCCATTCGGCGCAGTCGGCGATCGTCTCCGCCGTCGTCTTCAACGCGCTGATCATCATCGCGCTGATTCCGCTGTCGCTGAAGGGCGTCCGCTACCGGGCAGCGAGTGCCGCCGACCTGCTGCGCCGCAATCTGCTGCTGTTCGGGGTCGGCGGCGTCGTGACCCCGTTCATCGGAATCTGGCTGATCGACCTGCTGGTCCGGCTGCTGCCGGGGATGGGCTGA
- a CDS encoding response regulator, translating to MAEHGHVLVVDDEPQLLRALRINLRARGFDVTTAATGAQALEAASKHLPDVVVLDLGLPDMDGFTVLDGLRGWTSVPVIVLSARTDAADKVQALDAGADDYVTKPFGMEEFLARLRAAIRRGSTAAGPAETPVIRAGAIEVDLAGTRVTRNGNPVRLTPTEWAVLELLVRAEPNLVSQREILTAVWGPTYVSQTNYLRVYLTALRRKLEDDPSHPVHLMTEPGMGYRFVR from the coding sequence ATGGCCGAACACGGTCACGTCCTCGTCGTCGACGACGAACCCCAACTCCTGCGCGCGCTCCGCATCAACCTCCGTGCGCGCGGCTTCGACGTCACCACCGCGGCCACCGGCGCGCAGGCGCTCGAGGCCGCGAGCAAGCACCTGCCTGACGTCGTCGTCCTGGACCTCGGTCTCCCGGACATGGACGGTTTCACGGTGCTCGACGGCCTTCGAGGGTGGACGTCCGTGCCGGTGATCGTGCTGTCGGCCCGCACCGACGCCGCAGACAAGGTGCAGGCGCTCGACGCCGGCGCCGATGACTACGTCACCAAACCGTTCGGGATGGAGGAGTTCCTGGCGCGCCTGCGCGCCGCCATCCGCCGCGGCAGCACCGCGGCCGGTCCCGCCGAGACCCCGGTGATCCGAGCCGGAGCCATCGAAGTTGACCTGGCAGGCACCCGGGTGACGCGCAACGGGAACCCGGTGCGACTGACGCCCACCGAGTGGGCCGTCCTGGAGTTGCTGGTCCGCGCCGAGCCGAACCTGGTGAGTCAACGCGAGATCCTGACGGCGGTCTGGGGTCCCACCTACGTCAGCCAGACCAACTACCTGCGCGTCTATCTGACCGCACTGCGGCGCAAACTCGAGGACGACCCCTCACACCCCGTGCACCTGATGACCGAGCCCGGCATGGGTTATCGGTTCGTCCGATGA